A region of Streptomyces sp. NBC_01267 DNA encodes the following proteins:
- a CDS encoding SCO7613 C-terminal domain-containing membrane protein, with product MENVPPPAEELAFLDHELAQLDARRAQLLARRAWLISLLHSRVPRPQAPPSPAVPRSAWAAPRPETSPPGVQNLLLALGGLLLTIAAIAFTVVSWGHLGIGGRAGVLGVLTSLALVSPVPLLRRGLASTAEALAGLGLALTVLDAYAWHRVAAADTGGAAFAAGAAAVLALLWAGYGSVLGRLGLPLPAAAVAAQLPLPLWSVAVGAGALTTSWALLLTAVVGGAIAWWGKGAAVRLCGCAGAGLTGAGALLTAGLLSFDADTAADAAAPGALLLAAAVLTLFAARRMSSPLPAAVAGLAAVAAVGGVARTVCPDTWEPVVHLLCAVALLAAVRTRLPRPVVRGLTGASAGVQAAVTVWVLPPVLLAVVTPLSWAGRSWTGAPRSAELSGAWPWLTATPVALLTVAAVLALARRRSGPERTWRTGAACSALVLGWAALLVLPVAFALPYTATVLLYTALTAACLALAGRPGPGGPEGAAFTASALACALTGALTVTFLALAARPATFTVLGILLALFAVAAAVATGRLVRTVAACAAVAYATGLAGAAGAALELPLHRTSLLVLVVPAAAALLAARLRHHPLALPVEITGAAAGLLAIALSLGDAGTAASVLALCAVIVAGTAVRPERRTVGPAAPVLFVLATWIRLSASGVAVPEAYTLPVAVPALAIGLLRRRRDPQASSWTAYGPGLVAMFAPSLFAVQDDPYWPRPLLLGVSALAVTLTGARLRLQALLVLGGAVLALDALHELAPYIGQVLGALPRWLAPALAGLLLLGVGATYEQRLRDARRLRDRLARMR from the coding sequence ATGGAGAACGTTCCGCCACCGGCCGAGGAGTTGGCGTTCCTTGACCACGAGCTGGCGCAACTCGACGCACGCAGAGCCCAGTTGCTGGCCCGCAGGGCGTGGCTGATCAGCCTCCTGCACTCGCGGGTCCCCCGGCCGCAGGCCCCGCCGAGCCCCGCGGTCCCCCGGTCCGCCTGGGCGGCGCCGCGCCCCGAGACCTCGCCGCCGGGCGTGCAGAATCTGCTGCTGGCGCTCGGCGGGCTGCTGCTCACGATCGCGGCGATCGCGTTCACCGTGGTCAGTTGGGGCCATCTGGGCATCGGAGGCCGGGCCGGCGTCCTGGGCGTGCTGACCTCCCTGGCCCTGGTGTCCCCGGTCCCGCTGCTGCGCCGCGGTCTCGCCTCGACGGCCGAAGCGCTGGCCGGGCTCGGTCTGGCGCTGACGGTCCTCGACGCGTACGCGTGGCACCGGGTCGCCGCCGCGGACACCGGCGGGGCCGCTTTCGCCGCGGGCGCCGCGGCCGTACTGGCCCTCCTCTGGGCCGGGTACGGCTCAGTCCTCGGCCGCCTCGGGCTGCCGCTGCCCGCCGCGGCGGTCGCCGCCCAGTTGCCGCTGCCGCTGTGGTCGGTCGCGGTCGGCGCAGGTGCGCTGACGACGAGCTGGGCGCTGCTGCTGACAGCTGTCGTGGGCGGAGCGATCGCCTGGTGGGGCAAGGGCGCCGCGGTGCGCCTCTGCGGCTGCGCCGGCGCCGGACTGACGGGCGCCGGGGCCCTGCTGACCGCCGGGCTGCTGTCCTTCGACGCGGACACGGCGGCCGACGCGGCGGCTCCGGGGGCGCTGCTGCTGGCGGCTGCCGTCCTCACACTGTTCGCCGCCCGGCGGATGTCCTCGCCCCTTCCCGCCGCGGTCGCCGGGCTGGCCGCCGTCGCGGCGGTCGGCGGGGTGGCGCGGACCGTCTGCCCGGATACCTGGGAGCCGGTCGTCCATCTGCTGTGCGCCGTTGCCCTGTTGGCGGCCGTACGCACCCGGCTCCCGCGACCCGTGGTGCGGGGGCTGACCGGCGCTTCGGCCGGGGTGCAGGCCGCGGTGACCGTCTGGGTACTGCCGCCGGTCCTGCTCGCGGTGGTGACACCGCTCTCCTGGGCGGGCAGATCCTGGACCGGGGCTCCCCGGTCCGCGGAGCTGTCCGGGGCCTGGCCCTGGCTGACGGCGACGCCGGTGGCCCTGCTGACCGTCGCCGCGGTCCTCGCCCTCGCCCGCCGCAGGTCGGGACCGGAGCGGACATGGCGCACCGGGGCCGCCTGTTCCGCGCTCGTCCTGGGCTGGGCGGCGCTCCTCGTCCTGCCGGTCGCCTTCGCGCTGCCCTATACGGCGACCGTCCTGCTGTACACGGCGCTGACCGCGGCGTGCCTCGCGCTCGCGGGCCGTCCGGGACCTGGTGGGCCCGAGGGCGCCGCGTTCACCGCCTCGGCACTCGCCTGCGCGCTGACGGGGGCACTCACCGTCACCTTCCTGGCACTCGCCGCCCGGCCCGCCACGTTCACCGTGCTCGGCATACTTCTCGCCCTCTTCGCCGTCGCTGCGGCGGTGGCCACCGGACGGCTCGTCAGGACCGTCGCTGCTTGTGCGGCCGTGGCGTACGCGACCGGGCTGGCCGGTGCGGCGGGCGCGGCCCTCGAACTTCCCCTGCACCGGACGTCGTTGCTCGTCCTGGTGGTTCCTGCCGCGGCTGCCCTGCTCGCCGCCCGGCTGCGCCACCACCCGCTCGCGCTGCCCGTGGAGATCACCGGGGCCGCCGCGGGCCTCCTGGCGATCGCGCTGTCCCTGGGCGACGCCGGGACCGCCGCGTCGGTCCTGGCACTGTGCGCCGTGATCGTCGCGGGCACCGCGGTACGCCCGGAGCGCCGCACCGTGGGCCCGGCGGCGCCCGTCCTGTTCGTCCTGGCCACCTGGATCCGGCTCTCGGCGTCCGGGGTCGCCGTACCGGAGGCGTACACCCTGCCCGTCGCCGTGCCCGCGCTGGCGATCGGCCTGCTGCGCCGTCGCCGCGATCCGCAGGCTTCGTCCTGGACCGCCTACGGGCCGGGCCTGGTGGCGATGTTCGCGCCCAGCCTCTTCGCCGTCCAGGACGACCCGTACTGGCCGCGTCCGCTCCTGCTGGGGGTGTCCGCGCTGGCCGTCACCCTGACCGGTGCGCGGCTGAGACTGCAGGCCTTGCTCGTGCTCGGCGGCGCGGTGCTGGCGCTGGACGCCCTGCACGAGCTGGCGCCGTACATCGGCCAGGTCCTCGGCGCACTCCCCCGCTGGCTGGCACCGGCCCTGGCGGGGCTTCTGCTGCTGGGGGTGGGCGCGACGTACGAACAGCGGCTGCGCGACGCGCGCCGGCTGCGGGACCGGCTGGCGCGCATGCGCTGA
- a CDS encoding SsgA family sporulation/cell division regulator — protein sequence MNTTVSCELHLRLVVSSESSLPVPAGLRYDTADPYAVHATFHTGAEETVEWVFARDLLAEGLHRPTGTGDVRVWPSRSHGQGVVCIALSSPEGEALLEAPARALESFLKRTDAAVPPGTEHRHFDLDTELSHILAES from the coding sequence ATGAACACCACGGTCAGCTGCGAGCTGCACCTGCGCCTCGTTGTGTCGAGCGAGTCATCACTGCCTGTACCCGCGGGCCTGCGGTATGACACGGCCGATCCTTATGCCGTGCATGCCACCTTCCACACCGGAGCCGAAGAGACCGTGGAGTGGGTCTTCGCCCGCGATCTCCTCGCAGAGGGTCTGCACAGGCCCACCGGCACCGGCGACGTCCGAGTCTGGCCGTCGCGCAGCCACGGTCAGGGCGTCGTCTGCATCGCCCTGAGCTCTCCGGAAGGAGAAGCCCTGCTCGAAGCCCCAGCGAGGGCCCTGGAGTCGTTCCTGAAGCGGACCGACGCCGCCGTGCCACCCGGCACGGAACACCGCCATTTCGATCTCGACACGGAGCTCTCGCACATCCTGGCCGAAAGCTGA
- a CDS encoding 3'-5' exonuclease produces MPCWFEGPLAAFDTETTGVDVERDRIVSAALILQDAPGGRPRITRWLVNPGVPVPAGATGIHGLTDLHLQRNGRWPSPVVAEIAKGIAEQCAAGRPLVVMDAPFDLTLLDRELRRHRASSLDRYLGESPLRVLDPSVLDTHLDRYRKGHRALTDLCEQYEIPLDGAHDAAVDATASLELVRAIGRRFAARLERLTPGELHALQTSWHAAQARGLQAWFTRQGTPEAVDPGWPLRTELSVVA; encoded by the coding sequence ATGCCGTGCTGGTTCGAAGGACCTCTGGCCGCTTTTGACACCGAGACGACGGGCGTGGACGTCGAGAGGGACCGCATCGTCTCTGCCGCGCTGATCCTCCAGGACGCCCCGGGAGGGCGGCCCCGCATCACCCGCTGGCTGGTGAACCCGGGGGTCCCGGTGCCCGCGGGCGCCACCGGGATACACGGGCTGACCGATCTCCATCTGCAGCGCAACGGCCGCTGGCCGTCGCCCGTGGTCGCGGAGATAGCCAAGGGGATAGCCGAGCAGTGCGCCGCGGGACGCCCCCTGGTCGTCATGGACGCCCCCTTCGATCTCACCCTGCTGGACCGGGAGTTGAGGCGCCACCGCGCCTCGTCGCTGGACCGGTACCTGGGTGAGTCACCGCTGCGCGTCCTGGACCCGAGCGTCCTCGACACGCACCTGGACCGCTACCGCAAGGGCCACCGCGCCCTGACCGATCTGTGCGAGCAGTACGAGATCCCGCTGGACGGCGCCCACGACGCGGCGGTGGACGCGACGGCCTCGCTGGAGCTGGTACGGGCGATAGGGCGCCGGTTCGCCGCCCGTCTGGAGCGGCTGACGCCGGGTGAACTGCACGCGCTCCAGACGAGCTGGCACGCGGCCCAGGCCCGTGGTCTCCAGGCCTGGTTCACCCGCCAGGGAACCCCGGAGGCCGTGGATCCCGGGTGGCCGCTGCGGACCGAACTGTCCGTGGTGGCCTGA
- a CDS encoding chorismate-binding protein, which produces MHRLFPMARFGGRVACDLRDVTSDPAALDSTGFWAVAADFEGRLRCARFGDVRTEPVPAAVPGRWRGPAAGDWTSSLDHDAYTSGVRRIREHIAAGDVYQANLCRVLTAPLPDPDTADIDALTSLLARGNPAPYAGTIRLPAHGVEIATASPELYLRRTGRSVESGPIKGTGRTAGDLLEKDHAENVMIVDLVRNDLGRVCATGSVTVPQLCAVEPHPGLVHLVSTVRGELGGGTGWAELLAATFPPGSVTGAPKSSALDIIEALETARRGPYCGGIGWVDADRGTGELAVGIRTFWIDRTGTGTPVLRFGTGAGITWGSDPEREWDETELKASRLLAIASGANEAIGRTTP; this is translated from the coding sequence GTGCACCGCCTCTTCCCGATGGCCCGCTTCGGCGGCCGTGTCGCCTGTGACCTGCGCGATGTCACCAGCGACCCCGCAGCGCTGGACTCCACAGGCTTCTGGGCGGTGGCCGCCGACTTCGAGGGGCGCCTGCGCTGTGCCCGCTTCGGGGACGTGCGTACGGAGCCGGTGCCCGCAGCGGTCCCCGGCCGGTGGCGCGGGCCGGCTGCCGGTGACTGGACGTCCTCGCTCGATCACGACGCATACACCTCAGGGGTCCGGCGCATCCGCGAGCACATCGCCGCCGGTGACGTCTACCAGGCCAATCTCTGCCGGGTACTGACCGCGCCGCTGCCCGACCCGGACACCGCGGACATCGACGCGCTGACCTCGCTGCTCGCCCGGGGCAACCCCGCGCCGTACGCCGGGACGATCCGGCTGCCCGCGCACGGGGTGGAGATAGCCACCGCGTCACCCGAGCTCTATCTGCGGCGCACCGGCCGGAGCGTCGAGTCCGGGCCGATCAAGGGCACGGGCCGCACCGCGGGGGACCTCCTGGAGAAGGACCACGCGGAGAACGTGATGATCGTGGACCTCGTGCGCAACGATCTCGGCCGGGTCTGCGCCACCGGCTCCGTCACCGTGCCGCAGCTCTGCGCCGTCGAGCCCCACCCCGGCCTCGTCCACCTGGTCTCCACGGTCCGCGGCGAACTCGGCGGCGGAACCGGCTGGGCGGAACTCCTCGCGGCCACCTTCCCGCCCGGATCGGTGACCGGAGCGCCCAAGTCGAGTGCCCTGGACATCATCGAGGCGCTGGAGACCGCACGCCGCGGACCGTACTGCGGGGGTATCGGCTGGGTCGACGCCGACCGTGGCACGGGCGAGCTGGCCGTCGGGATCCGTACGTTCTGGATCGACCGCACCGGTACCGGCACGCCGGTCCTGCGCTTCGGTACGGGCGCCGGGATCACCTGGGGCTCGGACCCCGAGCGGGAGTGGGACGAGACCGAGCTGAAGGCCTCCCGGCTGCTCGCGATAGCGTCGGGGGCGAACGAGGCGATCGGAAGGACCACTCCATGA
- a CDS encoding CGNR zinc finger domain-containing protein — translation MLIPHDTRIALDVVVALVNTAPEGAETDPLAAIEGLYAFVQQYDLSGVGSLCEEDRKAVIGVRQRFADVFAAPGPHIAAALVNQLVAAAGTTPQLTDHDGYEWHVHYFAPGASVADHLAADGGMALAFIVVAGEQERLRRCEAPDCGHAFVDLSRNRSRRYCDSRTCGNRLHVAAYRARRKAAAG, via the coding sequence GTGCTGATCCCCCACGACACCCGGATCGCCCTCGACGTGGTGGTCGCTCTGGTGAACACCGCACCGGAGGGCGCCGAGACCGACCCGCTCGCGGCCATCGAGGGACTGTACGCATTCGTGCAGCAGTACGACCTGAGCGGCGTGGGAAGCCTCTGCGAGGAGGACCGGAAGGCCGTGATCGGCGTTCGGCAGCGGTTCGCCGATGTGTTCGCCGCACCCGGCCCGCACATCGCTGCCGCACTCGTCAACCAGCTCGTCGCCGCCGCCGGCACCACCCCGCAGCTCACCGATCACGACGGCTACGAGTGGCATGTCCACTACTTCGCGCCCGGCGCGTCCGTCGCCGACCACCTGGCGGCCGACGGCGGTATGGCCCTGGCCTTCATCGTCGTCGCGGGCGAGCAGGAGCGGCTGCGGCGCTGCGAGGCGCCGGACTGCGGGCACGCCTTCGTCGACCTCTCACGCAATCGCTCGCGCCGCTACTGCGACAGCCGTACCTGCGGCAACCGGCTACATGTCGCCGCCTACCGCGCGAGGCGCAAGGCCGCCGCGGGCTGA
- a CDS encoding HIT family protein — translation MLHCMTSEPEQQIGVGTQDAFQRLWTPHRMAYIQGENKPSGSDSGDCPFCSIPSKSDEDGLVVARGQHVYAVLNLYPYNGGHLMVVPFRHVADYTDLDAAETAELAELTKRAMTALRTASGAHGFNIGMNQGESAGAGIAAHLHQHVVPRWGGDTNFMPVVGHTKVLPQLLADTRAMLAAAWPE, via the coding sequence ATGCTGCACTGCATGACGAGTGAGCCGGAGCAGCAGATCGGAGTGGGGACGCAGGACGCGTTCCAGCGCCTGTGGACGCCCCACCGGATGGCGTACATCCAGGGGGAGAACAAGCCGAGCGGGTCGGACTCGGGCGACTGTCCGTTCTGCTCGATCCCGTCGAAGTCGGACGAGGACGGGCTCGTCGTCGCGCGCGGGCAGCATGTGTACGCGGTGCTCAACCTCTACCCGTACAACGGCGGGCACCTCATGGTCGTGCCGTTCCGCCACGTCGCCGACTACACGGACCTGGACGCCGCGGAGACCGCCGAGCTGGCCGAGCTGACCAAGCGGGCGATGACCGCGCTGCGCACGGCTTCCGGTGCGCACGGGTTCAACATCGGTATGAACCAGGGGGAGTCCGCAGGGGCGGGCATCGCCGCGCACTTGCATCAGCACGTCGTGCCCCGCTGGGGTGGCGACACCAACTTCATGCCGGTCGTCGGGCACACCAAGGTGCTGCCGCAGCTGCTGGCCGACACCCGGGCGATGCTCGCCGCCGCCTGGCCGGAGTGA
- a CDS encoding potassium channel family protein, producing MDLPEPDRRLPRWEQRTEGPLFAASLLFLACYAVRVLARGADPVWRDLALALTLATWLVFAADYAVRLVLSRQGVRFVRSHWLDTVVLILPLLRPLRLVKIYTAVQQRREEPRLSLQGRVISYAGLSALLLGFAGALAVYNCEHSAPGATIRTFGDSVWWAAATLSTVGYGDVTPVTPWGRVIAVAMMGCGIALLGAVTGSFSSWLLQVFAREDEKRPPESQ from the coding sequence ATGGACCTCCCGGAGCCCGACAGGCGGCTGCCCCGCTGGGAACAGCGCACGGAAGGGCCGCTGTTCGCGGCCTCGCTGCTCTTTCTCGCCTGCTACGCGGTCCGCGTACTGGCGCGGGGAGCCGACCCGGTCTGGCGGGACCTCGCCCTCGCCCTGACCCTGGCGACCTGGCTGGTCTTCGCGGCGGACTACGCGGTGCGGCTGGTACTGAGCCGCCAGGGCGTGCGCTTCGTGCGGTCGCACTGGCTGGACACGGTGGTGCTGATCCTGCCCTTGCTGCGGCCCCTGCGTCTGGTGAAGATCTACACCGCCGTACAGCAGAGGCGGGAGGAGCCGCGGCTGAGCCTCCAGGGCCGGGTGATCTCCTATGCGGGCCTGTCGGCCCTGCTGCTCGGTTTCGCCGGCGCCCTCGCCGTCTACAACTGCGAGCACTCCGCACCCGGCGCCACCATCCGTACCTTCGGGGACTCCGTGTGGTGGGCCGCCGCCACTCTCTCGACGGTCGGATACGGCGACGTGACCCCGGTGACGCCATGGGGACGCGTGATCGCCGTGGCCATGATGGGGTGCGGTATCGCGCTGCTGGGAGCGGTGACCGGTTCGTTCTCCTCGTGGCTGCTGCAGGTGTTCGCACGGGAGGACGAGAAGAGGCCTCCGGAGAGCCAGTAG
- a CDS encoding GNAT family N-acetyltransferase: MTTTLRPTGPLQQGADGAKSRSYQVCVNSRPVGAVDLRTDADFGPTCAVIGGLRIDEADRGRGRATVAALAAEEVLRGWGCTQVEASAPADDTAAVRMAASLGYTERNSNMIKKLPEQPPALPSDVEVRRMSEDEFRGWLAQAIEGYARSWTDRGVSVEQARAKSEADHRKLLPDGLATPGTIIDVLLHEAVVVGSIWIAEREVDPGRRGSFIFDVEVEEAYRGRGHGRSLMLLAEREAMAAGMPLIKLNVFAGNTPAVRLYESLGYETVRRHYFKQLV; encoded by the coding sequence ATGACCACCACCCTGCGGCCGACCGGGCCGCTCCAGCAGGGCGCCGACGGCGCCAAGTCCCGCTCCTACCAGGTATGCGTGAACAGTCGCCCGGTGGGCGCCGTCGACCTCCGTACGGACGCGGACTTCGGCCCCACCTGCGCCGTCATCGGCGGACTGCGGATCGACGAGGCCGACCGCGGGCGGGGCCGGGCCACCGTGGCCGCGCTCGCCGCCGAGGAGGTACTGCGGGGCTGGGGCTGCACCCAGGTAGAGGCCTCGGCGCCGGCCGACGACACCGCGGCTGTCCGGATGGCCGCCTCGCTCGGATACACCGAACGCAACAGCAACATGATCAAGAAGCTGCCGGAACAGCCGCCCGCGCTCCCTTCGGATGTCGAGGTCCGCCGGATGAGCGAGGACGAGTTCCGGGGCTGGCTGGCCCAGGCCATCGAGGGCTACGCACGATCCTGGACAGACCGGGGCGTCTCCGTGGAGCAGGCCCGCGCCAAGTCCGAGGCCGACCACCGCAAGCTGTTGCCCGACGGCCTTGCCACCCCGGGAACGATCATCGACGTGCTGCTCCACGAGGCAGTGGTGGTCGGGTCCATCTGGATCGCGGAGAGGGAAGTGGACCCCGGCCGACGGGGGAGCTTCATCTTCGACGTCGAGGTCGAAGAGGCGTACCGGGGCCGCGGGCACGGCCGTTCACTCATGCTGCTCGCCGAGCGCGAGGCGATGGCGGCCGGGATGCCGCTGATCAAACTCAACGTCTTCGCGGGCAACACCCCGGCTGTCCGGCTCTACGAGTCACTGGGCTACGAGACGGTCCGGCGCCACTACTTCAAACAACTCGTCTAG
- a CDS encoding aminotransferase class IV produces the protein MKIWVNGGLQDSGTALVSVLDHGLTVGDGIFETVKATGGGTFALTRHLDRLTRSARGLGLPDPDLDEVRRACAAVLEANPMPLGRLRITYTGGLSPLGSDRGDAGPTLVVALGETKRRPDTTAAVTVPWTRNERSALAGLKTTSYAENVVALARAHEHGATEALFANTVGALCEGTGSNVFVVVDGELHTPRLASGCLAGITRALAVEWTGAHESDLPFDVLERAEEIFLTSTLRDVQAVHRIDGRELTEVPGPVTTKAMRIWDERAADQLDP, from the coding sequence ATGAAGATCTGGGTCAATGGCGGGCTCCAGGACTCCGGCACCGCTCTGGTGTCCGTGCTCGACCACGGCCTGACCGTGGGTGACGGCATCTTCGAGACGGTCAAGGCGACGGGGGGAGGCACCTTCGCGCTCACCCGCCACCTCGACCGGCTGACCCGCTCCGCGCGCGGCCTGGGACTGCCCGACCCGGACCTCGACGAGGTGCGCCGCGCCTGTGCGGCCGTACTGGAGGCCAATCCGATGCCGCTCGGCAGGCTGCGGATCACCTACACGGGAGGTCTCTCCCCGCTCGGCTCCGACCGTGGTGACGCCGGACCCACCCTGGTCGTCGCCCTCGGCGAGACGAAACGCCGCCCCGACACCACCGCCGCCGTCACCGTCCCCTGGACGCGCAACGAGCGCAGCGCGCTGGCCGGGCTCAAGACCACCTCGTACGCGGAGAACGTCGTCGCGCTCGCCCGCGCGCACGAACACGGCGCGACCGAGGCGCTGTTCGCCAACACCGTCGGCGCGCTCTGCGAGGGCACCGGCTCCAACGTCTTCGTCGTCGTCGACGGCGAACTGCACACACCGCGCCTGGCCTCCGGCTGTCTGGCGGGGATCACCCGGGCCCTGGCGGTCGAGTGGACCGGGGCGCACGAGAGCGATCTGCCGTTCGACGTGCTGGAGCGGGCCGAGGAGATCTTCCTGACCTCGACCCTCCGTGACGTGCAGGCCGTCCACCGGATCGACGGGCGCGAACTGACCGAGGTGCCGGGCCCGGTGACCACGAAGGCCATGCGGATCTGGGACGAGCGCGCCGCGGACCAGCTGGATCCGTAG
- a CDS encoding DsbA family protein: MSDSSPARPVVLDVWCELQCPDCRSALEDVRALRARYGDRLDVRLRHFPLEKHQHAYAAAQAAEEAYEQGQGWPYTEAVLARTEELAAQGEPLLLEIAGELGLDADEFDTVLIDGRHMLTVDADQAEGKAIGVTGTPTYVIGGERLDGGKSQQGLRERIEEIADRLLAAGGE; the protein is encoded by the coding sequence ATGAGCGACTCCTCCCCCGCCCGCCCCGTCGTCCTGGACGTCTGGTGCGAGCTCCAGTGCCCCGACTGCCGCAGCGCCCTGGAAGACGTACGCGCCCTGCGGGCCCGCTACGGCGACCGGCTGGACGTGCGGCTGCGCCACTTCCCCCTCGAAAAGCACCAGCACGCCTACGCCGCCGCCCAGGCCGCTGAGGAGGCGTACGAGCAGGGGCAGGGCTGGCCGTACACGGAAGCCGTGCTCGCCCGCACCGAGGAGCTCGCAGCGCAGGGCGAGCCCCTCCTGCTGGAGATCGCCGGTGAACTGGGCCTGGACGCCGACGAGTTCGACACCGTACTGATCGACGGCCGGCACATGCTGACCGTGGACGCCGACCAGGCGGAGGGCAAGGCCATCGGCGTCACGGGCACCCCGACCTATGTCATCGGCGGCGAGCGCCTGGACGGCGGCAAGAGCCAGCAGGGGCTGCGCGAGCGGATCGAGGAGATCGCGGACCGGCTGCTCGCGGCGGGCGGTGAGTAG
- the thrS gene encoding threonine--tRNA ligase produces the protein MSDVRVVIHRDSEREERVVTTGTTAAELFTGERSIVAARVAGELKDLSYAVADGDEVEPVEISSEDGLAILRHSTAHVMAQAVQELFPDAKLGIGPPIKDGFYYDFDVERPFTPEDLKVIEKKMQEIQKRGQRFSRRVTTDEAAREELASEPYKLELIGLKGSGAVENADDGANVEVGGGELTIYDNLDPKTGELCWKDLCRGPHLPTTRNIPAFKLMRNAAAYWRGSEKNPMLQRIYGTAWPTKDELKAHLEFLEEAAKRDHRKLGNELDLFSFPDEIGPGLAVFHPKGGIIRRAMEDYSRRRHEEEGYEFVYSPHATKGKLFEKSGHLDWYADGMYPPMQLDDGVDYYLKPMNCPMHNLIFDARGRSYRELPLRLFEFGTVYRYEKSGVVHGLTRSRGFTQDDAHIYCTREQMAEELDRTLTFVLNLLRDYGLTDFYLELSTKDPEKFVGSDEAWDEATETLRQVAEKQGLPLVPDPGGAAFYGPKISVQCKDAIGRTWQMSTVQLDFNLPERFDLEYTGPDGTKQRPVMIHRALFGSIERFFAVLLEHYAGAFPVWLAPVQAVGIPIGDAHIPYLQEFAAKAKAKGLRVDVDASSDRMQKKIRNQQRAKVPFMIIAGDEDMANGAVSFRYRDGSQENGIPVEDAIAKIQKAVEDRVQV, from the coding sequence GTGTCAGACGTCCGTGTGGTCATCCATCGCGATTCCGAGCGGGAAGAGCGCGTGGTGACGACGGGCACTACGGCAGCCGAGCTCTTCACCGGTGAGCGCAGCATCGTGGCGGCCCGGGTGGCCGGTGAGCTGAAGGACCTGTCGTACGCCGTGGCCGACGGCGACGAGGTCGAGCCCGTCGAGATCTCCTCCGAGGACGGCCTGGCCATCCTGCGCCACTCCACCGCGCACGTCATGGCCCAGGCCGTGCAGGAGCTCTTCCCCGACGCGAAGCTCGGCATCGGCCCGCCGATCAAGGACGGCTTCTACTACGACTTCGACGTCGAGCGGCCGTTCACCCCCGAGGACCTCAAGGTCATCGAGAAGAAGATGCAGGAGATCCAGAAGCGCGGCCAGCGCTTCTCGCGCCGGGTCACCACGGACGAGGCCGCCCGCGAGGAGCTGGCCTCCGAGCCGTACAAGCTGGAACTCATCGGCCTCAAGGGCTCCGGCGCGGTCGAGAACGCCGACGACGGCGCGAATGTCGAGGTGGGCGGCGGCGAGCTGACCATCTACGACAACCTCGACCCGAAGACCGGCGAACTGTGCTGGAAGGACCTCTGCCGGGGGCCGCACCTGCCGACCACCCGGAACATCCCGGCGTTCAAGCTGATGCGCAACGCCGCCGCCTACTGGCGCGGCAGCGAGAAGAACCCGATGCTCCAGCGCATCTACGGCACCGCGTGGCCGACCAAGGACGAGCTGAAGGCGCACCTGGAGTTCCTGGAGGAGGCCGCCAAGCGCGACCACCGCAAGCTCGGCAACGAGCTGGACCTCTTCTCCTTCCCCGACGAGATCGGCCCCGGTCTCGCGGTCTTCCACCCCAAGGGCGGCATCATCCGCCGGGCCATGGAGGACTACTCGCGGCGGCGCCACGAGGAGGAGGGCTACGAGTTCGTCTACAGCCCGCACGCGACCAAGGGCAAGCTCTTCGAGAAGTCCGGCCACCTGGACTGGTACGCCGACGGCATGTACCCGCCCATGCAGCTCGACGACGGGGTGGACTACTACCTCAAGCCGATGAACTGCCCGATGCACAACCTGATCTTCGACGCGCGCGGACGTTCCTACCGTGAACTGCCGCTGCGCCTCTTCGAGTTCGGCACGGTGTACCGGTACGAGAAGTCGGGTGTCGTCCACGGCCTGACCCGCTCGCGCGGCTTCACCCAGGACGACGCGCACATCTACTGCACCAGGGAGCAGATGGCGGAGGAGCTGGACAGGACGCTCACCTTCGTCCTGAACCTGCTGCGCGACTACGGCCTGACCGACTTCTACCTGGAGCTCTCCACCAAGGACCCGGAGAAGTTCGTCGGCTCGGACGAGGCGTGGGACGAGGCCACCGAGACGCTGCGCCAGGTCGCCGAGAAGCAGGGCCTGCCGCTGGTCCCGGACCCGGGCGGCGCCGCGTTCTACGGCCCGAAGATCTCGGTGCAGTGCAAGGACGCCATCGGCCGCACCTGGCAGATGTCGACCGTGCAGCTCGACTTCAACCTGCCGGAGCGCTTCGACCTGGAGTACACCGGCCCGGACGGCACCAAGCAGCGCCCGGTCATGATCCACCGTGCCCTGTTCGGTTCCATCGAGCGCTTCTTCGCGGTGCTCCTGGAGCACTACGCGGGCGCCTTCCCGGTCTGGCTGGCCCCGGTCCAGGCGGTCGGTATCCCGATCGGCGACGCACACATCCCGTACCTCCAGGAGTTCGCCGCCAAGGCGAAGGCCAAGGGGCTGCGGGTCGACGTGGACGCCTCGTCGGACCGGATGCAGAAGAAGATCCGCAACCAGCAGCGGGCCAAGGTGCCCTTCATGATCATCGCGGGTGATGAGGACATGGCCAACGGCGCCGTGTCGTTCCGCTACCGCGACGGATCGCAGGAGAACGGCATCCCGGTCGAGGACGCCATCGCCAAGATCCAGAAGGCCGTGGAGGACCGCGTCCAGGTCTGA